One genomic segment of Dysosmobacter sp. Marseille-Q4140 includes these proteins:
- a CDS encoding DUF3854 domain-containing protein: MTDEAIERLGYKSTPVVGFHALAQSLLDEGYTLFGVPGFYRDEDGRWTMAVWRRGILIPGTYLGKIQGFQIRLDNKMKKGGKFLTFSSRDELDGAMGENWCHLVGPVRERILLIEGYMKADIVNYFTGQTMLAIPGVTSLQHLEAALRDLIPLGVRHVMTCFDMDYLKNWHVENAYRNLVALLGKQDITFGTYLWLPDHNGLDDYIWEFCMNQGKAPE; encoded by the coding sequence TTGACCGATGAAGCCATAGAGCGTCTGGGCTATAAATCTACGCCGGTCGTAGGCTTCCACGCTCTGGCCCAATCCCTGCTGGACGAGGGCTACACTCTGTTCGGTGTCCCTGGGTTCTACCGGGACGAAGATGGGCGGTGGACGATGGCCGTATGGCGAAGGGGCATCCTAATTCCCGGGACCTACCTTGGGAAGATCCAAGGCTTTCAGATCCGCCTTGACAACAAGATGAAAAAGGGCGGTAAGTTTTTGACCTTTTCCAGCAGAGACGAGTTGGACGGCGCCATGGGTGAGAACTGGTGCCACCTGGTTGGCCCGGTGCGGGAGCGGATATTGCTCATTGAAGGATACATGAAGGCTGACATTGTCAATTACTTTACAGGGCAGACTATGCTTGCCATTCCTGGTGTGACTTCATTGCAGCACCTGGAGGCGGCCCTTCGGGATCTGATCCCGCTTGGCGTCCGCCATGTCATGACCTGCTTTGATATGGACTACCTGAAGAACTGGCATGTAGAAAACGCATATCGAAACCTGGTGGCTCTACTGGGGAAACAGGACATCACATTCGGTACTTATCTATGGCTCCCGGACCACAATGGTCTGGACGACTACATCTGGGAGTTCTGCATGAATCAGGGCAAGGCGCCAGAGTAG
- a CDS encoding ATP-dependent RecD-like DNA helicase, with amino-acid sequence MKCSFSRLLYPKRLEEARDGSYMIALFKPNEKVLDAQGNRLSSIKVVGHFLPTVASVKVDMIGHWKKDARYGLQFEMESYEEIVGSDKRSIVAYLSSGMIPGIGSVLAERIYNTFGAQTLEVLDQNPARIAEVPGISKKKCEKFCSAYMETRSARKLINMLAPFNISAPQAIKLREQLGSDAPALLTQFPYMVFEHDQIDFETADQLAQANGIARNAPERLDAGLLYTLKLAEHDGHLCMHKEAFVRKAVNLLHAPQVTWKGVAQRAFEMIQSGRLILYNDYVYRPIMARAEEEVAAGICDMLKRDKMPYMGDLDDEIDRQQAEMGFTFAQEQRHAIRTALTSPVCIISGGPGTGKTSIQRAILNIYKKVFPDSDVVCCAPTGRAARRMEQSTGYPASTIHKALNLTAGELHKLRELQLLEADLVLVDEVSMMDMVTTWCLFNALPPNCRLILVGDADQLPSVGPGAVLNELLASGRLPAVILDKVFRQSEGSLVAENAQRIRHGVSELNFGDDFQFWASADEVQSAQYLMRLYKREVARFGVDNVALLTPFRKKSETGVYSLNAALHDEVNPAVPGKAEIEVGQRVLRVGDKVMQMRNRDFASNGDIGYICTSTQGEDGLLVEVDFGDDRVVAYEDIEALRQLELAYATTIHKSQGSEYDAVLINIQDMHGKMLNRALFYTAETRAKKRVIIVGDWDAVVRAIQTADTKRRHTMLAMRINELTKE; translated from the coding sequence ATGAAATGCAGTTTCAGCCGCCTGCTCTATCCCAAACGGTTGGAGGAGGCGCGGGACGGCAGCTACATGATCGCTCTGTTCAAGCCGAATGAGAAGGTGCTGGACGCGCAGGGCAATCGCCTGAGCAGCATTAAAGTGGTGGGGCACTTCCTGCCCACGGTGGCAAGCGTGAAAGTCGATATGATCGGGCACTGGAAAAAGGACGCCCGCTATGGGCTCCAGTTTGAGATGGAGTCCTATGAGGAAATTGTCGGCTCTGACAAGCGCAGCATCGTGGCCTATCTCTCCTCGGGAATGATTCCCGGGATCGGGAGCGTCCTTGCGGAGCGGATTTATAACACGTTCGGAGCGCAGACGCTGGAGGTGTTGGATCAAAACCCAGCGCGTATCGCGGAAGTGCCTGGCATCAGCAAGAAGAAGTGCGAGAAGTTTTGCTCGGCATATATGGAGACACGGAGCGCCCGAAAACTCATCAACATGTTGGCGCCCTTCAATATCAGCGCACCGCAAGCAATCAAGCTGCGGGAGCAGCTGGGATCGGATGCGCCGGCCCTTCTCACACAGTTTCCCTACATGGTGTTTGAGCACGACCAGATCGACTTTGAGACGGCAGACCAGTTGGCCCAGGCCAACGGGATAGCGCGAAATGCGCCTGAACGGCTGGATGCCGGGCTGCTCTACACCCTGAAACTGGCGGAGCACGACGGGCATCTTTGTATGCACAAGGAAGCCTTTGTGAGAAAGGCGGTAAATCTGCTCCACGCGCCGCAGGTGACCTGGAAGGGTGTGGCTCAGCGCGCCTTCGAGATGATCCAGAGCGGCCGTCTGATCCTCTACAACGACTATGTCTATCGCCCGATCATGGCGAGGGCAGAGGAGGAAGTGGCAGCCGGGATCTGTGATATGCTCAAGCGCGACAAAATGCCCTATATGGGCGATCTGGACGATGAGATCGACAGGCAGCAGGCTGAGATGGGCTTCACCTTTGCACAGGAGCAGCGTCACGCCATCCGAACCGCGCTGACTTCGCCCGTCTGCATCATATCGGGAGGACCCGGCACTGGAAAGACATCTATTCAGCGGGCGATCCTGAATATCTACAAGAAGGTATTCCCAGACTCCGATGTGGTATGCTGCGCCCCCACAGGACGCGCGGCGCGGCGCATGGAGCAAAGTACCGGGTATCCGGCATCCACCATCCATAAGGCGCTGAATCTGACGGCAGGCGAACTTCACAAATTGCGGGAATTGCAGCTGCTGGAGGCTGACCTGGTACTGGTGGACGAGGTGAGCATGATGGACATGGTGACTACATGGTGCCTGTTCAACGCCTTGCCGCCTAACTGCCGGCTGATCCTGGTTGGGGATGCTGACCAGCTTCCATCTGTCGGACCGGGCGCGGTGCTCAATGAACTGCTCGCCAGCGGCCGGCTACCGGCAGTGATCCTGGACAAGGTGTTCCGCCAGAGCGAAGGCAGCCTTGTGGCGGAAAATGCGCAGCGGATCCGGCACGGTGTATCGGAGCTGAACTTTGGCGACGATTTCCAGTTCTGGGCCTCCGCAGACGAGGTGCAATCGGCGCAGTATCTCATGCGGCTTTACAAAAGGGAAGTTGCAAGATTCGGCGTGGATAATGTGGCGCTTTTGACCCCATTCCGCAAAAAATCGGAAACAGGGGTCTATAGCCTGAATGCGGCCCTCCATGACGAAGTCAACCCGGCAGTCCCCGGGAAGGCGGAGATTGAAGTCGGGCAGCGGGTCCTGCGTGTAGGTGATAAGGTCATGCAGATGAGAAACCGTGACTTTGCCAGCAACGGCGATATCGGATATATCTGCACCAGTACACAGGGAGAGGATGGCCTTTTGGTGGAGGTCGATTTCGGCGATGACCGTGTTGTCGCCTACGAGGACATCGAAGCGCTACGGCAGCTGGAACTGGCCTACGCCACCACGATCCATAAATCCCAGGGCAGTGAGTACGACGCTGTGCTGATCAACATTCAGGACATGCACGGCAAGATGCTCAACCGGGCGCTGTTCTATACGGCGGAAACCCGTGCGAAGAAGCGCGTCATCATTGTGGGCGACTGGGATGCCGTCGTGCGGGCCATCCAGACCGCGGACACCAAGCGCCGGCATACGATGCTGGCCATGCGGATCAACGAATTGACAAAAGAATAG
- a CDS encoding YqaJ viral recombinase family protein, translated as MAAPNILCDCTGMTNEMWLKCREHGPKGNIEYTVGGSDVATIFGLSPWTTPLELWMVKKGRMKPKSPPNPDQLAMGHMLEPIAAHFYAQRTGNTVTDDNYLYQHATLEYALANIDRRYTRKEDGEGGVLECKSLTYHKAADWADGAIPIYYELQLRYYLAVLDEKHGAFSALWGNNPENDLATPHIEQVQAKEDIIFEKLDRWIWSLRHDKPPTMEDVQPQLAMDALARIYGAGKKGLPTIEFPRKYEPQLRKIAALQEENAQLKGAIKKNEEAIEAHSVRIAELMKEHEHGILTTTTDKLLVDFVTSTSRRVSSEYLKQNYPSIYEEARKPSKNRKVKVTIQSL; from the coding sequence ATGGCCGCGCCCAATATCCTCTGCGATTGTACGGGAATGACCAATGAGATGTGGCTCAAATGCCGGGAACACGGTCCGAAGGGCAATATTGAATATACCGTTGGCGGCAGTGATGTCGCAACGATTTTCGGCCTTTCCCCGTGGACGACGCCCCTGGAACTTTGGATGGTCAAAAAGGGGCGCATGAAGCCGAAATCGCCTCCGAACCCCGACCAGTTGGCCATGGGACACATGTTGGAGCCGATTGCCGCTCACTTCTACGCCCAGAGGACGGGAAACACCGTCACGGACGACAACTATCTCTATCAACACGCCACGCTGGAGTACGCGCTTGCCAATATTGACCGGCGCTACACGCGGAAAGAAGATGGTGAGGGCGGCGTCCTGGAGTGCAAATCTCTGACCTACCACAAAGCGGCAGATTGGGCTGACGGAGCCATCCCCATCTACTACGAGCTGCAGCTGCGCTATTATCTTGCAGTCCTGGACGAAAAGCACGGAGCTTTCTCGGCTCTTTGGGGCAACAATCCGGAGAATGACTTGGCCACGCCTCACATTGAACAGGTTCAGGCCAAGGAGGACATTATTTTTGAGAAGCTGGACCGATGGATCTGGAGCTTGCGGCATGATAAGCCTCCTACCATGGAGGATGTTCAGCCGCAGCTGGCAATGGATGCCCTGGCGCGGATTTACGGCGCCGGTAAAAAGGGACTGCCCACCATTGAGTTTCCCAGGAAATATGAGCCGCAGCTTCGGAAAATCGCCGCGCTGCAGGAGGAAAACGCGCAACTCAAGGGCGCTATCAAAAAGAACGAGGAGGCTATTGAGGCACACAGCGTGCGGATCGCGGAACTGATGAAAGAGCACGAGCATGGGATCCTGACCACGACCACAGACAAATTGCTGGTGGATTTTGTGACGAGTACATCCCGGCGCGTCAGTTCTGAGTACCTGAAGCAAAACTATCCATCCATTTATGAGGAGGCACGAAAGCCGTCCAAGAACCGGAAAGTCAAAGTAACCATTCAGTCTCTGTGA
- a CDS encoding HipA protein — protein sequence MAATEYVLMNQDIPVLDFTCRRNEFDEPEFFEGTWHVDYRPIGYRGLAAFLEHRKAPKHREHIRQLLEQYGCDDLEGFLQVTRALSLNDTFWVKRQGEVLQWRDVSLYTNPFSEVISEAAFDGTVSETDFSSTSPEFGTDGYYAKCWIREESGIKLYKSGSAFLEIEPLSEFLASQLAEGICRQAVLYDLDYYHGKLISKCPLFTSEPVGLAKASAVFHGAEHTIPDLLQYFRGIGSEDAFRRMCILDAIILNPDRHYGNFGVLFDTATMEVLQMAPVFDNNKSLLPELDNDQLAAPDWYIARCRPRIGRDFILTARGLLTDEIRADLERTRDFTFRQHPKIQAEQMRLDALSGIVRERIRQILA from the coding sequence ATGGCGGCGACGGAATATGTCCTGATGAATCAGGATATCCCGGTATTGGATTTCACCTGCCGCAGGAATGAGTTTGACGAGCCGGAGTTCTTTGAAGGCACCTGGCATGTGGACTACCGCCCCATCGGCTATCGCGGTCTGGCTGCATTCCTGGAGCATCGGAAGGCCCCCAAGCATCGGGAGCACATCCGTCAGCTTCTGGAGCAGTATGGCTGTGATGATCTGGAGGGTTTCCTGCAGGTGACCCGCGCCCTGTCCCTGAACGACACCTTCTGGGTGAAGCGGCAGGGGGAGGTTCTGCAGTGGCGGGATGTATCCCTCTACACCAATCCCTTCAGCGAAGTGATCAGCGAGGCCGCCTTTGACGGCACCGTCAGTGAGACGGATTTTTCCTCTACCTCCCCTGAGTTCGGGACAGACGGTTACTACGCCAAGTGCTGGATCCGGGAGGAGAGCGGGATCAAGCTCTATAAGAGCGGCAGCGCTTTCCTGGAGATCGAGCCTCTGTCCGAGTTCCTGGCGTCGCAGCTGGCGGAAGGCATCTGCCGGCAGGCGGTTTTGTATGATCTGGATTACTACCATGGGAAACTGATCTCCAAGTGCCCGTTGTTCACAAGTGAACCGGTAGGGCTGGCCAAGGCAAGCGCGGTGTTCCACGGCGCTGAGCATACGATCCCCGACCTCCTGCAATATTTTCGCGGGATCGGGAGCGAGGACGCTTTCCGGCGTATGTGCATACTGGACGCGATTATCCTAAATCCGGACCGGCATTATGGGAATTTCGGCGTCCTGTTCGACACCGCCACCATGGAAGTTCTTCAGATGGCGCCGGTATTTGACAACAACAAGAGCTTGCTGCCGGAGCTGGACAACGACCAGCTGGCAGCGCCCGACTGGTATATCGCCCGGTGCCGCCCGCGGATTGGCAGGGACTTCATCCTGACCGCCCGGGGACTGCTGACGGATGAGATCCGGGCAGACCTGGAGCGGACGCGGGATTTTACCTTCCGGCAGCACCCGAAGATCCAGGCGGAGCAGATGCGGCTGGATGCCCTGAGCGGTATCGTGCGGGAGCGGATCAGGCAGATCCTGGCGTAG
- a CDS encoding AAA family ATPase: MKAISIGKRYEIHEDSLKAYDKLPVNTYTVRFDKMSGFYLEARSRLAVTEKVYGIHPEKADKVLKAFTMFERNLGVILSGSKGIGKSLFARLLSAKAQDAGYPVIIIDQYIPGIAAYIESIEQEVVFLFDEFDKTFGSVCPGANEADPQSALLSMFDGTAQGKKLFIITCNSLYKLNDYLVNRPGRFHYHFRFDYPSPEEIQAYLTDKLRPAYIGEIRKVILFSKKVALNYDCLRAIAFELNLGLPFEKAIQDLNIINLHEECYNVTLHFHGGRTMTAKRCQLDLFGDDRPERVCLQDEHGRDLLIVEFDPQMCVYDYERHATIVPAEALSLDYIDYYEEETVAEIKKLVPDYLSLTRAAERNLHYLTA; this comes from the coding sequence ATGAAAGCTATCAGCATTGGAAAGCGGTATGAGATCCACGAGGACTCTCTCAAGGCCTATGACAAGCTCCCGGTTAATACTTACACCGTTCGTTTTGACAAGATGAGCGGTTTCTATCTGGAGGCACGCTCCAGGCTTGCCGTTACGGAAAAGGTGTATGGGATTCACCCGGAAAAGGCTGACAAGGTTCTCAAAGCATTCACGATGTTTGAGCGGAATCTGGGCGTCATCCTCAGCGGCTCCAAAGGGATCGGGAAGTCCCTGTTTGCCCGGCTTTTGTCCGCTAAGGCGCAGGATGCCGGCTATCCCGTCATCATCATTGACCAGTACATCCCCGGCATTGCTGCCTACATCGAGTCGATTGAGCAGGAAGTGGTCTTTCTGTTCGATGAATTTGACAAGACCTTCGGCAGCGTCTGCCCTGGCGCCAATGAGGCGGATCCACAGTCAGCGTTGCTGAGCATGTTCGATGGGACCGCTCAAGGGAAAAAGCTTTTCATCATCACCTGCAACAGCCTGTATAAGCTCAACGACTACCTTGTGAATCGTCCGGGACGGTTCCACTACCACTTCCGGTTTGACTATCCTTCCCCGGAGGAGATCCAGGCGTATCTCACCGATAAGCTCAGACCAGCCTATATCGGTGAGATTAGAAAGGTTATCCTGTTTTCCAAAAAGGTGGCGCTGAACTATGACTGCCTGAGGGCGATTGCGTTTGAGTTGAACCTGGGACTCCCCTTCGAGAAAGCGATTCAGGATCTCAACATCATCAATCTCCACGAGGAGTGCTACAACGTCACACTGCACTTCCATGGCGGCAGAACGATGACAGCCAAGCGCTGCCAGTTGGATCTGTTCGGCGATGACAGGCCTGAGCGTGTCTGCCTGCAAGATGAGCATGGCCGCGACCTGTTAATCGTCGAGTTTGATCCGCAGATGTGCGTCTATGACTATGAACGCCATGCGACCATCGTGCCCGCGGAGGCGCTCTCCCTGGACTACATTGATTATTACGAGGAGGAAACGGTGGCGGAGATTAAGAAACTGGTGCCGGACTATCTTTCGTTGACCAGAGCCGCAGAGCGGAACCTTCATTATCTGACGGCGTAA
- a CDS encoding PcfJ domain-containing protein has translation MASENVSKTVSLKDYIIDMQSAAVKGSAQYEVVLENNTDFIIKRRTATTDRELVILVSKGLYYIKDCKTGHIEELKEQSLNTFLRELKDGMVALHEVHWLSNLYRESVGLIMQVITDETLTDMCRHNVLVNTFDPTWYTRYWKQNSKLFIRLYNMFPSMADRKKYQASIPAIFWIEEQYGANEAMFFAEKLVQSGIMELDFNQNGYSYYERQISHDPGWFLKVMASPHRVNLRRFIDYILFDLYAQGYASVTKSFFVEYLDYLEMQQKFYGKVKEKYPTHFKTEHDIMALKVNQARLLAKCEDFEQQNESIKDLAYSGSGYCIVVPTKPEELAEEGINLSHCVGQYIDRVAGGECHILFLRRRGAPDRSLVTLQLSGKQICQAQGFNRRPITDQERRFLVQWGREKDIQIAV, from the coding sequence ATGGCGAGCGAAAATGTGTCGAAAACTGTGTCGCTGAAGGACTACATCATCGACATGCAAAGTGCAGCCGTGAAAGGTTCCGCCCAGTATGAGGTCGTGCTGGAGAACAACACGGACTTTATCATTAAGCGGCGGACGGCAACCACGGACCGGGAACTGGTGATCCTGGTGAGCAAGGGCCTCTATTACATCAAGGACTGCAAGACCGGGCACATCGAAGAACTGAAGGAACAGAGCCTGAACACGTTCCTCCGGGAACTGAAGGACGGGATGGTCGCCCTGCATGAGGTACACTGGCTGAGCAATCTCTACCGTGAGTCCGTCGGCCTGATCATGCAGGTCATCACCGACGAAACCCTGACGGACATGTGCCGGCATAACGTCCTGGTCAATACCTTTGATCCCACCTGGTACACTCGCTACTGGAAGCAGAACAGCAAGCTCTTTATCAGACTTTACAATATGTTTCCCAGTATGGCGGATCGAAAGAAATACCAGGCGAGCATTCCGGCCATCTTCTGGATCGAGGAGCAGTACGGAGCCAATGAGGCTATGTTCTTTGCCGAAAAACTCGTCCAGTCCGGGATTATGGAGCTGGATTTCAACCAAAATGGCTATTCCTACTATGAACGCCAGATTTCGCACGACCCGGGCTGGTTTCTCAAGGTCATGGCATCGCCCCACCGCGTCAATCTGCGACGGTTCATCGACTACATTCTGTTTGACCTTTATGCCCAGGGATATGCCAGCGTGACCAAAAGTTTCTTCGTAGAATACCTGGATTACCTGGAGATGCAGCAGAAATTCTACGGAAAGGTCAAAGAGAAGTATCCCACGCATTTCAAGACTGAGCATGACATTATGGCGCTCAAGGTCAATCAGGCCAGGCTGCTTGCCAAGTGCGAGGACTTTGAGCAGCAGAATGAGTCTATCAAGGACCTGGCCTACTCCGGAAGCGGGTACTGCATTGTGGTCCCCACTAAGCCGGAGGAACTGGCGGAGGAGGGGATCAACCTGAGTCACTGTGTCGGCCAGTATATTGACCGTGTAGCAGGAGGGGAGTGCCATATCCTGTTTCTGCGGCGCCGGGGCGCTCCGGATCGGTCTTTGGTAACGCTGCAGCTGAGCGGAAAACAGATCTGCCAGGCGCAGGGATTCAACCGGCGGCCGATCACGGACCAGGAGCGCAGGTTCCTGGTGCAGTGGGGCAGGGAGAAGGATATTCAGATTGCGGTGTAG
- a CDS encoding nitric oxide reductase activation protein NorD → MSHKKIKQLIAQKQSKITDRQFFTSRILAAHFADIAAAQTRRYGCRRRVKLDIKWEPKSPSLARTDNLLIHINAGNPFVTKQKGRQVRYEMVSGLFTHELGHVLYTDFLLYQSYHAFLESGKWFPEPPPLRNITERDAEADFLAFQASDPKNRELVALVTHDILNILEDGYIENRMLLDYPGILGSSLEKIRQVQFDDHPSMEDMIEQEADGGHIWQSIHSGLLSYMLWGKLKYGGTPLSDERIQMVFSLLGDLDKALVSRDARDRCRTANLILIRCWSHIKDLLENIKEQADNTASEGGGSGSGDPNDLLSTLLSALAGGSEEGTGETSPVDGSPAPSEATSATGSQRAATAALAAGSADGESEEQDPEKAEAKPSGGENGEESGEEDAGGPSADASHAESSQNGDGGLEMMPGAPGSPQQHQKVSDQEGGRIPLHDTSEVSAPEGGSTEHDDSYEGAGYTGAADDVERLLNRIAENSVTTELERQRTEELTELAQSISYGDIHDGVSKTVHRIASVSEELKEEYQSIAGDLLHISKQLQKSVLQQMQDSRRGGKQTSLLMGRRLDAHALFRTDSRVFYKNALPNEMPALCVGLLLDESGSMSWNDRATYARATAIILYDFCQALGIPITVYGHSTSRGVDLYSYAEFDAIDRDDRYRMMDISARGSNRDGAALRFVAERLVHRPEDIKLLMLVSDGQPADAGYGGTAAEEDLRGIKHEYQRKGVLFIAAAIGSDKENIERIYGDAFLDITDLTKLPVKLAGIIKRFIRY, encoded by the coding sequence GTGAGTCATAAAAAGATCAAGCAGCTGATCGCGCAGAAACAGTCCAAAATCACAGACCGCCAGTTTTTCACCTCCCGCATCCTGGCAGCCCATTTTGCCGATATCGCCGCCGCCCAGACGCGGCGGTATGGCTGCCGGCGGCGGGTGAAGCTGGACATCAAGTGGGAGCCCAAGTCGCCGAGTTTGGCCCGCACGGACAATCTCTTGATCCATATCAACGCCGGCAACCCTTTTGTGACCAAGCAGAAAGGCCGTCAGGTGCGGTATGAAATGGTCAGCGGTCTGTTTACCCATGAGCTGGGACATGTGCTCTACACGGACTTCCTGCTCTACCAGTCCTATCACGCCTTCCTGGAATCAGGAAAGTGGTTCCCGGAACCGCCGCCCCTTCGGAATATCACCGAGCGGGACGCAGAGGCGGATTTCCTGGCCTTCCAGGCGTCCGACCCAAAAAACAGGGAGCTCGTTGCCCTCGTGACCCACGATATCCTGAACATCCTGGAGGATGGCTACATTGAAAACAGGATGCTGCTGGACTATCCCGGCATTTTGGGCAGCAGTCTTGAAAAAATACGTCAGGTCCAATTTGATGACCACCCTTCTATGGAGGATATGATTGAACAGGAGGCGGACGGCGGCCACATTTGGCAGAGCATTCACAGCGGGCTCCTCTCCTATATGCTTTGGGGCAAACTCAAGTACGGCGGAACGCCTCTCTCGGACGAGCGGATCCAGATGGTCTTTTCCCTCCTGGGCGATTTGGATAAGGCTCTGGTCAGCAGGGATGCCCGGGACCGGTGCAGGACGGCAAACTTGATCCTGATCCGCTGCTGGTCCCATATCAAGGATTTGCTGGAGAACATCAAGGAGCAGGCGGACAATACCGCTTCGGAAGGCGGCGGTTCCGGGTCCGGTGACCCGAACGATCTGCTGAGCACCCTACTCTCCGCCCTTGCCGGCGGCAGCGAGGAGGGCACCGGGGAAACGTCTCCTGTAGACGGCAGTCCCGCGCCATCGGAAGCTACATCGGCTACCGGCTCCCAGCGTGCCGCAACTGCGGCTTTGGCCGCGGGCAGTGCGGACGGCGAGAGTGAGGAGCAGGACCCCGAAAAGGCCGAAGCAAAGCCCTCTGGCGGGGAGAACGGTGAAGAATCTGGCGAAGAAGACGCCGGAGGCCCTTCAGCAGACGCTTCTCACGCTGAATCCAGCCAGAATGGCGACGGCGGCTTGGAAATGATGCCGGGTGCCCCCGGTTCACCCCAGCAGCATCAGAAGGTGTCGGACCAGGAGGGTGGCCGCATTCCGCTGCATGATACCAGTGAGGTTTCCGCACCGGAGGGCGGCAGCACGGAACATGACGACAGCTACGAAGGTGCTGGCTACACCGGGGCCGCCGACGACGTTGAACGGCTGCTGAACCGGATCGCAGAGAACAGCGTGACCACGGAGTTGGAGCGCCAGCGGACAGAGGAGCTGACAGAACTGGCCCAGAGCATCTCTTATGGGGACATCCATGACGGCGTCAGCAAGACAGTTCATCGGATTGCTTCCGTCAGTGAGGAACTGAAGGAGGAGTACCAGTCCATCGCCGGCGATCTTCTCCACATCTCCAAGCAGCTGCAAAAGTCAGTTCTCCAGCAGATGCAGGACAGCCGTCGGGGCGGCAAGCAGACGAGCCTGCTGATGGGCAGACGTTTGGACGCCCACGCGCTGTTTCGGACGGACTCCCGGGTGTTCTACAAAAATGCGCTGCCCAATGAGATGCCCGCGCTCTGTGTGGGACTCCTGTTGGACGAGTCGGGAAGTATGTCCTGGAACGACCGGGCTACCTACGCAAGGGCGACGGCAATCATCCTCTATGATTTCTGCCAGGCGCTCGGGATCCCTATTACCGTGTATGGCCACTCCACGTCCAGAGGCGTCGATCTCTATTCCTACGCTGAGTTTGACGCCATTGACCGGGATGACCGTTATCGGATGATGGACATTTCGGCCCGGGGCAGTAACCGGGACGGCGCCGCGCTCCGCTTTGTGGCGGAGCGGCTGGTACACCGGCCGGAGGACATCAAGCTGCTGATGCTGGTGTCCGACGGACAGCCTGCGGACGCCGGCTACGGTGGCACCGCGGCGGAGGAGGACCTGCGCGGGATCAAGCATGAGTACCAGCGCAAGGGGGTCCTGTTTATCGCTGCGGCCATCGGCTCCGATAAGGAGAACATTGAGCGCATTTATGGTGACGCCTTTCTGGACATCACCGATCTCACAAAATTGCCGGTCAAACTGGCCGGCATCATCAAGCGTTTTATTCGCTACTAA